A stretch of Henckelia pumila isolate YLH828 chromosome 4, ASM3356847v2, whole genome shotgun sequence DNA encodes these proteins:
- the LOC140864955 gene encoding AT-hook motif nuclear-localized protein 1-like isoform X2, with protein sequence MKKKRGRPRKYGSIVALSPMPISASIPLSGDYSTWKQSGVRKVNSFKKKNKLEFRSPGETMAYSVGGGFTPHVITVSAGEDVTMKIISFSQQGSRAICILAANGTVSNVTLRQSNSSGGTMTYEGHFEIVSLMGSFMPNDNGLTKSRTGGMSVSLAGPDGRVLGGGLAGMLVAAGSVQVVIGSFLPVHQLEQKPKKTKLEHTIAFVPSSTNPISQERYEVSFNGPNPNLKAPAPFIRNNMSSINSIHGSKITDIDNNDSLIGEDSGEQSHEITC encoded by the exons ATGAAGAAGAAGAGAGGAAGGCCGAGAAAGTATGGTTCTATCGTGGCGCTGTCGCCTATGCCAATTTCAGCTTCAATTCCGCTTTCCGGCGATTACTCCACTTGGAAACAGAGTGGTGTCCGAAAAGTGAACTCTTTCAAGAAGAAAAATAAGTTGGAATTCAGGAGTCCAG GGGAAACAATGGCGTATTCGGTTGGTGGAGGTTTTACCCCCCATGTCATCACTGTTAGTGCTGGCGAG GATGTTACTATGAAGATAATATCCTTTTCTCAGCAAGGGTCTAGAGCCATTTGCATTCTTGCTGCAAATGGTACTGTCTCTAATGTTACCCTGCGTCAATCAAATTCGTCGGGCGGTACTATGACATACGAG GGGCATTTTGAAATAGTATCTCTGATGGGTTCGTTTATGCCAAATGATAATGGATTGACGAAAAGCAGAACTGGTGGGATGAGCGTCTCTCTGGCAGGTCCTGATGGCCGTGTATTGGGGGGAGGCCTAGCTGGCATGCTGGTAGCAGCAGGCTCTGTTCAG GTTGTAATCGGCAGCTTTCTTCCGGTGCACCAGCTGGAGCAGAAGCCCAAGAAAACAAAGTTGGAGCACACCATAGCATTTGTCCCCAGCTCGACCAACCCTATTTCCCAGGAAAGATATGAAGTATCCTTCAATGGGCCGAATCCAAATTTGAAGGCCCCGGCCCCCTTCATAAGAAACAACATGTCTTCCATAAACTCCATACACGGCTCCAAGATCACAGACATTGATAACAACGATTCATTAATTGGTGAAGATTCTGGAGAGCAGAGCCACGAAATAACTTGCTGA
- the LOC140864955 gene encoding AT-hook motif nuclear-localized protein 1-like isoform X1 produces MEDKEGLNGCGVTLKGDEASQSHVVEPNTSHYGAPENAGMKKKRGRPRKYGSIVALSPMPISASIPLSGDYSTWKQSGVRKVNSFKKKNKLEFRSPGETMAYSVGGGFTPHVITVSAGEDVTMKIISFSQQGSRAICILAANGTVSNVTLRQSNSSGGTMTYEGHFEIVSLMGSFMPNDNGLTKSRTGGMSVSLAGPDGRVLGGGLAGMLVAAGSVQVVIGSFLPVHQLEQKPKKTKLEHTIAFVPSSTNPISQERYEVSFNGPNPNLKAPAPFIRNNMSSINSIHGSKITDIDNNDSLIGEDSGEQSHEITC; encoded by the exons ATGGAGGATAAAGAAGGGTTGAATGGTTGTGGGGTCACACTGAAAGGTGATGAAGCTTCTCAGAGCCACGTGGTAGAGCCAAATACTAGCCATTATGGTGCTCCGGAAAATGCGGGGATGAAGAAGAAGAGAGGAAGGCCGAGAAAGTATGGTTCTATCGTGGCGCTGTCGCCTATGCCAATTTCAGCTTCAATTCCGCTTTCCGGCGATTACTCCACTTGGAAACAGAGTGGTGTCCGAAAAGTGAACTCTTTCAAGAAGAAAAATAAGTTGGAATTCAGGAGTCCAG GGGAAACAATGGCGTATTCGGTTGGTGGAGGTTTTACCCCCCATGTCATCACTGTTAGTGCTGGCGAG GATGTTACTATGAAGATAATATCCTTTTCTCAGCAAGGGTCTAGAGCCATTTGCATTCTTGCTGCAAATGGTACTGTCTCTAATGTTACCCTGCGTCAATCAAATTCGTCGGGCGGTACTATGACATACGAG GGGCATTTTGAAATAGTATCTCTGATGGGTTCGTTTATGCCAAATGATAATGGATTGACGAAAAGCAGAACTGGTGGGATGAGCGTCTCTCTGGCAGGTCCTGATGGCCGTGTATTGGGGGGAGGCCTAGCTGGCATGCTGGTAGCAGCAGGCTCTGTTCAG GTTGTAATCGGCAGCTTTCTTCCGGTGCACCAGCTGGAGCAGAAGCCCAAGAAAACAAAGTTGGAGCACACCATAGCATTTGTCCCCAGCTCGACCAACCCTATTTCCCAGGAAAGATATGAAGTATCCTTCAATGGGCCGAATCCAAATTTGAAGGCCCCGGCCCCCTTCATAAGAAACAACATGTCTTCCATAAACTCCATACACGGCTCCAAGATCACAGACATTGATAACAACGATTCATTAATTGGTGAAGATTCTGGAGAGCAGAGCCACGAAATAACTTGCTGA